The genomic DNA TCTTTTGAAAATCTTCCATATATCCCTTAATATTTTTCTGACTACTTTTTGCCTCAGTGGAAGAAGCAGAACACCTATATAATGACTGATTGAATTATCTTTTGTAATCATGGGGACTTAATCCCCAGAATTGTTCACTTTCTTGCTTCAAATTCTTCTTTACTACCAAACTCCTCTGACATAAACTGCCATTTTCATCTCTTATGTTCCAAAGAACATTTCCCAATACCTTTTGCTCCTTCCAgttactgttttcctttcctttagtgCCTACCTTCTTAACAGTTGTTCATAACTGGTATTCTCAGCTATTTTATACCCAGTGCCTTTCAATCTGGAATCAGACTTCACCCTCATCAATTCCTTGAAATTGTACTGGACACTAATGAAAGTCTAATATTTTTCACTAGATGCTAGTGAAGgtctaacattttttaatgtttatttttattatttttaagagaaagtaagtgaggtaggggcagagagaggggacagaggatccgaagcaggctgtacactgacaggctgaaagcagtgagcctgatgtggggctcaaactcacgaaccacgagatcatgacctgagccgaagttggacactcaaccaactgagccacctaggtgtcccaaagTCTAATAATTTTATTCTACATCCTACTCTCAACATAACAACTTGGAAGTGGCAATAAATCATGATCatgatcatcatcaccaccaccaccaccaaactggaaataataaaaaaaaaatagcattgaaAAAATGACTCAGAACTGTGAAAATTGTAGTAGGTGGACAGGACTGTAATGAAATCAAGGCAAATTAATGAGAAGAAAGCTTGAAGAAGGGATTGCTCACTAGTGGCAAATGAAACAGTGTGTTAAAAACATGGGTTTTTTAAGCAAGAGAATTTGAGTTTGAATCTCTAATTGGTTGGATACTAGCTTAGACAAATTATTCAAACCACTCATGCCATAGTGTCCTAAAGTGTGAAGTGGACCATACTAGCTGTCATTCTGTTGGGTTCTTATTGCAATTGAATGGTATTTTGTGACCATTAAATTATAGATAAGTGGCTAACACAGGATATAACTCATGGTAAATACTCAAAATTAGTTGAACAGTATAAATAATGTGGGGACTAAAATGTGTTATTTGAGGGCTGTCACTGTGATTAAATAAACTACATGTTGGAGATACAGTTAGGGAAGAGATTTAATACCAGAACTTCTCTTCttaggtctttcttttttaaaactaatagaATAACTTATAGTAAACTAAACTGAAATATACAGCttgatatgtatgtatttttgctttGAGGTCCAGGTCCATGATTGGATGTTAGTCTTTTGTATCTAGAAGAGAAGTAGCTATGAGCTAGTTCCATTCCAACCTATATGGACAGAGAATTTGGAGTGATGAAATGCTTCTACCAAGGTCCCAGTTGGTTCATGGCATAGCTGAGACTACAGTTCAGTTCAGGCTGGAACCTCATGCTTCGtccacttttctttcccttgcacTATACAGGTTTGAGATAGTCTGCCAGATTTATTTCCTTAGTGGTTCCATAGACATGCTATGAACTAATATagtttaaaacaattgttttaactttctctgaaaaagaaatctccTCCTCTATTCCTTATGTTGATTAGTGGCATCACATTTTTCTAGACAGTGTGTCTCAAAATGTCCTATTGCCTTTCATTTTGCCTCATATAACCTATCACCTGgaattctctgttttatttatttatttttaaacacattttttcaaggtgcctgggtcactcagttgtttgagagtctgactcttgatttcggctcaggtcatgatctcacagttcatggaatggAACCGtaagttggactctgtgctaacggcatgaagcctgcttgggattctctctctctctctctctctctctctctctctctctctctttctgcctctctcctgctcttacTCActttatctttctcaaaataaacaaataaacatttaaaagcccCACACTTCTTCTCTATCCCCTTTTTTCACTGTTGAAACTATGTTCCTAGTTCTACTTTGGTTTGTTGGAAAAGTTTCCTACAGTAAATCAGGTAAATCCTCCACCTCATCAATCTATCTTTCTGCCTTTCAAACCATATTTactcaacaaaaatatattatgttaGATGTTGAATATATACTCATAGCCATCATGAAACTTAAGAAAGATTGGTGAAAAATATTACAAACTATTCATTAGGAATTGTATCGGTGTGCTATTGGGaagtagagaataaaaaataagcatattgTCCATCAGCAAAGACCTCTCTGAAAGGGTAAATCTTAAATTTTGATCCCATTATGTTCTCCttaaaactgtggtaaaatattaGAGATTCAGTAAGTATTGTTGAATAAGAAATCAATTCTCAGTATAAGAGACCTAAACCTAAAGTCTTTAGCTtcacttttaaaactttgaatCTTCAAGACACAATTTATTTGTCCGGTCATATTTCTCTTGTCTCTAAGCCTTTGATACACTACATAACTTGATTTTTATAGTGGCTTACAGTCCttgttttagatttttacttGTCTGGGTTCTTTTTTTCCAATGACAGTCTCTTGAAAGCCAAAGGCTTTCTGATAAACACATCTACTGACAACACTTCAATGAATCTTTGTATCATCCCCTAGTTAAAGTAATGTCTCTTTCACATTATACACACGTGACTGCATGTCTCCCATCATTCTTATCTTGATCTGCTTTGAAAGGATGCTTACTTGTGTCTATGTCCCATGATCCTCACAAGGGTAGGAGATCCTTGAAATAGAGGATATgtatagtttatatttaattCCTTCTTTAGCATAGTATTAATCACAGAATGAACTTAAAGAAATATTGATTAACTTATTTAAATCTTGCATGTGTCTGcaactcattttttattattgtggttATTTCATTACCTATGAgatgcctttctcttttctccagtaATGGTATGCAAGTttgagcagaaaaagaaaaaaaaagaagggaatgaaaagacaaatatttgaaCACAAGCTGGAAGGAATAAATTGGAGAAAAAGGCAGTGGAGACTAGAAAGAATGAAGGGAGGAATGTAACATATGTGGAAGATAGGACACATGGTCTGCTGAGTTAGAATGATGTTATATGAGTCCTTGCTTTGCACAGTGCTGTATTAATACTGTGCATGTTGGAAGAACATGTTTTCAATATGCACAGTATTAATACAGCACTACGCAAAGCAAGGACTCCCTagacttctatttctctttctctccaagttATTTTCACTTGGTGATGAAAAGCTAAAGTCTTTAAATTACAGAAACAATGGTTGTTACAGATTTGAATTCTCAAAAGATCATACCAATATTCTGGACACTTTGTTACTGGAGTGTGCAATTAATCACCAGAAAGAAACTGTGATTAACACTGGAAATGACCAGTCATATAAGAAGGAAAACCATGATGTGCAAGAGCATATAAGAGGCTTTCATGTATGATGCTAAGTCAATAAGTACAATGTATCTGCCATAGTGTCTAGACAAAATTATAAACctgtaaaatgtttattatcattactgttgttgttgttcttatagTTATAGTTAAAACCATTAGAATTACCAGTAGCATCAGTTCTATAAGATCATGGTAACTTTCATGTCAATGAAGCCTATCTGGCTTGTCATCTTTGAACCATTACTTACTACCAATCCTTTCTTAAAGCAATAACTGTATTGCAATGCCAAGATTCATACTCAAACCAGATGAAATAACTATGatttttcactctgtctctctctttttccattccAGTCCAGTGTCAGAGGACAGAGTAAAAGATGACAATCTCTTCAAACCACACCAACCTTAGAGATATTTGGTATACCATGACTGGGATCCCAGGACTGGAATATGCACACATATGGATCTCCATTCCCATCTGTTTCATGTACATAGTTTCTGTTTTAGGCAACACCTTCTTATTATTCCTGATCTTCACTGAACGCAGTCTTCATGAACCCATGTACCTTTTCTTGTCCATGTTAGCCCTGGCAGATATCTTTCTCTCCACAGTCACCACACCAAAGATGCTAGCAATCTTCTGGTTCCAAGATGGGGGTATTTCTTTTGGTTGCTGTGTGTCCCAAATGTTTTTTCTCCACTTCATCTTTGTGGCAGAGTCTGCCATATTGCTGGCCATGGCATTTGACCGCTATGTAGCCATCTGCCATCCACTAAGATATACCACAATTCTAACCCCCTCAGTCATTGGAAAAATGGGCATTGCATCTGTGATCAGGAGTTTCTTCATCTGCTTCCCCTTGGTTTTTCTGGTTTATCGGCTTGCTTACTGTGggaggaatattattcatcacTCATATTGTGAACATATGGGCATTGCCAGGCTAGCCTGTGATAGCATCAAAATCAACATCTACTATGGGGTGATTGTGGCCCTATTTTCTACATGCCTGGATGTGGTGCTTATCATTGTCTCCTATGCCCTTATACTCTGTACAGTTTTTAGAATTCCTTCCCAAGATGCCCGACTCAAGACTCTGGGTACTTGTGGCTCCCATGTCTGTGTTATCCTGCTGTTCTATACTCCagcctttttttcattctttgctcACCGATTTGGGGGCCACCATATACCACTCCATGTACATATCCTCCTTGCCAATCTTTATGTGGTGGTACCACCCACTCTCAATCCCATCATTTATGGAGTTAAGACCAAGAAAGTTCAGGAGAAGTTTGTCCATGTCTTTTCTGTGAGCAATAAATTCTGCTGATGTAGACTATCCAgctcaatttttcatttttctatgtaaCTAATTGAAGAGTACTTAAAATTATATCAGACATCTTATATCACGCCAGCATTAGGGTAGAATGATAACAGTAAATTTTTGAGGTAATTTTAcatcataattaattaattaattaattgctgCTTTTGTTCAGGACAGTATCAGACCAAGGGCATTTGAGATTCTGTGTAAATGTGAGTTCAGTTACAACAGACTTAAAACACAATAACTCAATAGTTATCTTCAATTTCATATTGAtacagaaaaacaggaaaagtaaaaacacaacCCACccactaaaaaaatagaaaaaacaaattgCTAAATCAACTTAACAGGTTTTCAGCCTATTTTCCCatattctctttgtatttcagagaaaataatacttatatatttagCATTGTGATCTATCAGTTGAGTAGTTAGGCTCTAGGTTCAAGATTTGAATTTTAGATGTCTCATCTTTATAAAGAGTATTTACCCTTTCTGGACTTCTTTAGCTTTATATtgagcttaaaatatttcatattttataaggTTGTTGAAAGTATTAAATAAGATGATTTACACAAAGCTTCTAAACTGTGCATAACACACATTGAAATATATcccatatgtatgtgtatatatatatatatatatatgtatatatatatatgaaataccacaaaaattccttttgaaaactatacatttttattttcttccactaGAGCCTACTGTCATTAAATGCTTCTGTTAAAAAGTACCAGTAGAACATGGTAAGGAAGAATGAGGTTTGACTGCAGAGGAAGTtccttttagaaacaaaaaaggagtAGCAGAACCCCTTCCAGCATGAGATGGGGGAGAGACACAGGtaggaatggagaaaaaggaagataaagtcCAAGTTTCAGCTTCACATTCTCGGTATTCATTCAAAGTATCAGggcatacaaaataaaaagatagaaacccAATGAATTTAGAGATGAAAGTGAAAAGCAGTGGAAGAGGAATACCTTATTTCCTACTTAAGTATCTGACGGAGATTTCTTAACAAATTGTCTCATGCCACATGGGAGAACAACATTAGAGTGAAAATGACCATGTGGCATGTTCAGTCAGTGAACTGGTTTCCTCTCGTTCCACAGGAGCAACAGATGAATGTAGGAGTTCTTTACGGCACTGTGGGGAACACAAAGATCATGGTGAATGCTGACTCATGAAGTTGAAAAGGGAGAGGCTTTGGCTAAGGGAAAAGTGGCTCCATACCCAAGAGCCATAGACACAAACGTTAGAGTCAGCAAAGTAAGAGAAAATGGGTCAGGTTTCAAGGCTTATTGATTAGATCCAACATTTCAGATGCCTCGCTAAGTGGGATCCAAGAGACAATAATCAAATTTCAGCAAAGGCTGCAGAAAGGATAGAGGCCTACACAGAGTGAGGAGGTAGGATAAGGTTCATTTAACAAGGCTCAGCTAAGTACACAGACATAGACCAGGGGCCCATCCAGTTCTCACATCCAGTCCCTCAGTGTTGTCTGGATTGTTGACTTCCCCTTGAAAACAGATGATAAGGGAATTGTGTGGGAGAATATCAATTTCAAATTGACAGAAAAGTTACTGACAGATTACATGATGCCACAGAAAGCATATTTCTTAAACTCAAAAACTTTAATTGACCTGTAAGTGGGAAGTTGGAGTTTCAGATAACCATTGGACTTTTTGAGTATAAAGTACAAAGCCTATTGCATAAGATTTTGTGTATCAAAACTGGCTGAGAAAAGAACAGCCTATTAAATAATTGTTTCAACCGGTAAATTGTTTGAAAACCTAAATTTACATTGATGtactatttaaaattgttaaccCATGTCATGAACATGACCACCAACAAAAACAAGTTGAACAATGGAGATATAAGTGTGATGTcaagaggagccaagatggtggaacagcatggaagttttttgtgtgtcttgcatccatgaaataaagccagaccaacactaaaccatcctacacacctagaaaactgattggaagattaacacaacagtctgcacaacctgaaccacagaattcagcaggtatatGGCAGGGAGAGGTGAACTTTGGGAGTGAGACGCTGGTGGCgggcagggagccgcttttgcaggcagagagaggatagagactgggggaagggggcagaagacgggaaaagcacccctcccaaaagcagctgaagagaaagcagaaaattggaaacagccacaaggactaaactaaaaagggagaaaggagaaaggagagggtttaaattccattcagactgtaaacagggggcaGGCAGAGTCTGAAACCCTGCAGCTCGATatctggtggtgctctggtgagaagggtggaaccccaggagcagagtggggtccaggaggttctcggaccacatggggaaaagcagttccactgctggaaggacatttggtggagactgttgaagccacttggtcccagcagaccacagaaaatggccacattcactggtgctggaacaagatGGTTAAAGGTGaagactggtgccagatgtgtgttgtgatttttccataatccctgaaaatcTGCTAGTATGctatcttgtgaactttttctggggtgggctgccacctggctgcagtcttgggcaccggcagcagcagggtacAGCAAGCATTCCCGGGTGTagccgacattcagccattgctcattcagccattgctcagtgagaccctgcagaatgggtcaaagccacagtccctcagaagtaaggggccagggaaagcagccacatctgagacaaaactggggaaagaggtgctgcctggggcttggtcatggacactGAAGAAgtggagtggacgaaagctgaagacagaggacagtgTGTGATTGCTGAACTGGGAGAActgagttctgatactagagacaggatagctgggtgacaccattttcaacACTCCCgggcatgcgcatatgcacctacaagcaccgcaacaatccaccccagtaggctagcagcaccatctactGGAGAacagctgttacactgagcccccgcccaactgagccaacctTGCTCTTGAAGaccacaagtctcaccgcctacttCGTTTATGaactataaagcactacatagtctgacttctaggagaaaacagtaatttcagttgtatttcaatCTCTTAGCAGGtccatctgttcaattttctatctttttttccccttttacacaacttttctctttcttgaatacagaatgagaaaagtacatttttatttttaatttttattaaaaatatatttttttaattttttctactatattctttacttttgtgtaatttttttttcaaattctattttactcccatcatctcatttcagtctaattcagtgtattcattttttcaaattctcaaatgatttcatccccccccctttttttcctctactctGTCAAACCATTCTCAACatgcagaccaaaacacacctaggatctagcatcatttattagatttgtgtgtgtgtgtgtgtgtgtgtgattttaattttttaattttaatttttttttaattttaattttttaactttaatttttctacctcattaattccttttctcccttcaaaatgacaaaacgaaggaattcaacCCAAAAggaagagcacgaagaaatgagagccagggatttaaccaacacaggtacatgcaagatgtctgaaccagaatttagaataacaaaaataagaatacaagctggagttgaaaatagattagaatccctttctgcagagataaaagaagtaaaaaatagccagaatgaaattaaaaatgctgtaccTGAGCTGCAATtatggatggatgcagcagcagcaaggatgcatgaggcagaacagagaatcagagatATAGAGGACAaccttatagagaataatgaaggagaaaaaaagagggagattgaggcaaaagagcacgatttaagaattagagaaatcagtgactcattcaaaaggaacaacatcagaatcataggggtcccagaagaggaagagagagaaataggggtagaagggttatgtgagcaaatcatagcagaaaactttcctgacctggggaaagacacagacatcaaaatccaggaagcacagaggacccccccccATGAGACTCAACAAAAACCgatcatcaacaaggcatatcatagtcaaattcacaaaatactcaggcaaggagagaatcataaaagcaacaaggggggaaaaagtccttaacctacaagggaagacagatcaggtttacagcagacctatccacagaaacttggcaggccaggaaggagttgcaggatatattcaatgtgctgaatcagaaaaatatgcagccaagaattctttatccagcaaggctgtcattcaaaagaggaagagagataaaatgtttcccagacaaacaaaaattaaaggagtttgtgaccactaaaccagccctgcaagaaaatttaagggggactctctgaggggagaaagatgaaaatatttaaaaaaaatgaataaataaagaccaaGAGCAACAAAGATTAGGAAGGACaagagaaaaccaccagaaactacAACCCCACAAGCATCATAAAGGcaataaatccatatctttcagtactcactctaaatgtcaatggtctcaatgctccaatcaaaagacatagggtaacagaatagataagaaaacaagacccatctatatgctgtttacaagagacccactttagacctaaagacagctacagattgaaaataaggggatgtgGAACCATCTATCAGGATAAttgtcaacaaaagaaagatgtagtagccatacttctatcagacaatctagaatttaaaataaagactgtatcaagagatgcagaagtgcattatatcataatcaaggggtctatccaccaagaagacctaacaattgtaaacatttatgtgcccaatgtggaagcacccaaatatacaaatcaattaatcacaaacataaaaaaactcattgataataataccataatagtaggagtcttcaacaccccactcacagcaatggacagatcatctaaccaaaaaaacaacaagaaaacaatggctttgaatgacacactggaccagatggacttaacaggtatattcagaacatttcatcctaaagcatcagaatatacattcttctccagtgcacattgaacattctccagaatagaacatatactgggacacaaatcagccctaagtaagtacaaaaagatcgagatcataccatgcatattttcagaccacagcgctatgaaactcaaaatcaaccacaagaaaaatttggaaaggtaacaaatacttggagactaaagaacatcttactaaagaatgaatgggctaaccaagcagtgaaagaggaaatcaaaaagtatatggaagtcactGAAAATGATAAcgccacaacccaaaacctctgggacgcagcaaaggcagtcataacaggaaagtatatagcaatccaggccttcctaaagaaggaagaaagatctcagatataccaCCTAaacttatgccttaaggagctggaaaaaaaatggcaaataaaacccaaaaccagcagaagacaggaaataataaagattagagcagaaattaatgctatggaaaccaaaaaaaaaaacagtagaacagattaatgaaaccagaatctggttctttgaaagaattaacagaattgataaaccactagccagtttgatcaagaagaaaaaggaaaggacccaaataaataatatcaggaatgaaagacgagagatcacaaccaacacagcagaaataaaaacaataataagagaatattatgagcaatcatATGCCAtcaaaatgggaaatctggaagaaatggagaaattcctagaaacatatacattaccaaaatggaaacaggaagaaatagaaaatttgaacagacgcataaccagtaaggaaatcaaattagtaatcaaaaatctgccaaaaaaataagagtccagggccagatggctttccaggggaattctaccaaacatttaaggaagagttaacacctattctcttgaaactgttccaaaaaatagaaacggaaggaagacttccaaactctttctatgaggccagcattacctggattccaaaaccagacagagaccccactaaaaaggagaacaatagaccaatttccctgatgaacatggatgcaaaaatccttaacaagatattagccaactggctccaacaatacattaaaaaaattattcaccacgaccaagtgggatttatacctgggatgcagggctggttcaatatctgcaaaacaattaacgtgattcatcacatcaataaaagaaaggacaagaaccatatgatcctctaaatagacgcagagaaagcatttgacaaaatacagcatcctttcttcataaaaaccctcaagaaagtagggatagaaggagcatacctcgagatgatGAAAGCCATAAACGACTGACCCAatgataatatcatcctcaatggagaaaaactgagagctttccccctaaagtcaggaacaagacagggatgtccactctcaccactgttattcaacatagtattggaaatcttagcctctgcagacaacacaaagaaataaaggcatccaaatcagccaggaggaggtcaaactttcactctttgcagatgacatgacactctatatggaaaacccaaaagattctacaaaaaaacttctagaattgattcatgaattcagcaaagttgaaggctataaaatcaatgcacagaaatcagttgcattcctatacaccaacaatgaaatgaaagaaagagaaatcaaggaattgatcccatttacagttgcacacaaaaacataaaatacctaggaataaatctaaccaaagaggtgaaaaatctatacactgaaaactatagaaaacttatgaaagagattgaagaagacaaaaaaaaatggaaaaagattccatgctcctggataggaagaacaaatattgttaaaatgtcgatactacccaaagcaatctacatattcaatgctaTCCCTATCTAAATAAcgccagaatttttcacagagctagaacaaataatcctaaaatttgtatggaaacataaaagactttgaatagccaaagcgatcttgaaaaggaaaaccaaagcaggagacaccacaattccagacttcaagctatactaccaagctgtaatcatcaagacagtatggtactggcacaagagcagacattcagatcaatggaacagaagagagaacccagaaatggacctacaaatgtctggccatctaatctttgacaaagcaggaaagaatatccagtggagtAAAGACactctctttagcaagtggtgctggggaaactggacagcaatatgcagatgaatgaacctggaccactttcttaccccattcacaaaaataaactcaaaatggatgaaagacctaaatgtgagacaggaagccatcaaaatcctcgaggagaaagcaggcaaaaacctctttgatcttggccatagaaacttcttactcaacatgtctccagaggcaagggaaacaaaagcaaaaatgaactagtgagacctcatcaaaataaaaagcttctgcacagtgaaggaaacaatcagcaaaactaaaaggcaactgacagaatgggagaagatattttcaagtgacatatcagataaagggttagtatccaaattctacaaagaacttatcaaactcaacacccaaaaaacaaataatccagtgaagaaatgggcaaaagacatgaatagacatttctctaaggaagacatccagatggccaacctacacatgaaaaaatgctcaacatcactcatcatcagggaaatacaaatcaaaaccacaatgagataccaccttacatctgtcagaatggctcacattaacaactcaggcaacagcagatgtttgcgagcatgcagagaaagaggatctcttttgcattgttggtgggaatgaaatctggtgcagcctctctggaaaacagtatgaaggttcctcaaaaccTTCAAGGTtttgaagattcctcaaaaacctaaaaatagaactaccctatgacccagcaattgcactactaggcatttatccacgggatacaagtGGGCTGTTTGGAAGGGACAcattcacccccatgtttatagc from Panthera tigris isolate Pti1 chromosome D1, P.tigris_Pti1_mat1.1, whole genome shotgun sequence includes the following:
- the LOC102960083 gene encoding olfactory receptor 52Z1-like, which codes for MTISSNHTNLRDIWYTMTGIPGLEYAHIWISIPICFMYIVSVLGNTFLLFLIFTERSLHEPMYLFLSMLALADIFLSTVTTPKMLAIFWFQDGGISFGCCVSQMFFLHFIFVAESAILLAMAFDRYVAICHPLRYTTILTPSVIGKMGIASVIRSFFICFPLVFLVYRLAYCGRNIIHHSYCEHMGIARLACDSIKINIYYGVIVALFSTCLDVVLIIVSYALILCTVFRIPSQDARLKTLGTCGSHVCVILLFYTPAFFSFFAHRFGGHHIPLHVHILLANLYVVVPPTLNPIIYGVKTKKVQEKFVHVFSVSNKFC